Proteins from one Rhizobium sp. CB3090 genomic window:
- a CDS encoding XRE family transcriptional regulator, translating into MTAEKLAEAMAVKHWLDQNPHAVREPRENNLELAIGHAVKECRKKLNITIADLASATGVSSGMLSKIERGNISPSLGTLQSLSKALGVPITTFFRGYEEPHKATFVKSGQGLNIERRGTRAGHQYSLLGHIDNNTTGVSVEPYLITLTTASDVFPTFQHDGMEFLHMLEGRVVYRHGDQLYDMEPGDSLFFDADAPHGPEQLVQLPCRYLSIISYPNKAGSEA; encoded by the coding sequence ATGACTGCAGAAAAACTCGCGGAAGCGATGGCCGTAAAACACTGGCTTGATCAAAATCCCCATGCTGTCCGTGAACCACGTGAAAACAATCTTGAGCTGGCTATCGGCCACGCTGTCAAAGAGTGCCGGAAGAAGCTGAACATCACCATCGCGGATCTGGCGAGCGCAACGGGTGTTTCGTCGGGGATGCTCTCGAAGATCGAGCGGGGAAACATCTCCCCCTCGCTCGGCACTTTGCAATCTCTATCCAAGGCGCTCGGAGTGCCGATCACGACCTTTTTCCGTGGATACGAGGAGCCACATAAGGCGACGTTCGTGAAGTCGGGGCAGGGGCTGAATATCGAGCGAAGAGGCACGCGTGCCGGCCACCAGTATAGCCTGCTTGGACATATCGATAACAACACAACCGGCGTTTCGGTCGAGCCCTATCTCATCACGCTGACGACGGCGTCGGATGTCTTCCCGACATTCCAGCACGATGGCATGGAGTTCCTTCATATGCTCGAAGGTCGGGTTGTTTATCGTCATGGCGATCAGCTCTATGATATGGAGCCGGGGGATAGTCTTTTCTTCGACGCTGATGCTCCCCATGGGCCGGAACAGCTCGTCCAGCTTCCATGCCGTTATCTTTCGATCATTTCGTATCCAAACAAAGCTGGCAGCGAAGCCTGA